A stretch of the bacterium SCSIO 12827 genome encodes the following:
- a CDS encoding DUF3305 domain-containing protein — MSRRQTVMLGVIIERRKIDNPWQDYSYHPVAVVPGMPGLDAGEGWRLIREGEGWSHFHAATLELELFAGETGGYKANLSNFQPHVYVVLTPGEEAEDEEVVPKLVTACPYEAESYTEDSEMIVEGVPMPEELAAWIGTFVDTFHVEEQFVKRKRNKAYDPRKGDMRPRPLVETDE; from the coding sequence ATGAGCCGGCGCCAAACGGTCATGCTCGGCGTCATCATCGAGCGCCGGAAGATCGACAACCCCTGGCAGGATTATTCCTATCATCCGGTCGCCGTGGTTCCCGGGATGCCGGGCTTGGATGCGGGCGAGGGCTGGCGTCTGATCCGCGAGGGCGAGGGCTGGAGCCATTTTCATGCCGCGACCCTGGAATTGGAACTGTTTGCCGGCGAAACGGGAGGATACAAGGCCAACCTCAGCAATTTTCAACCTCACGTCTACGTCGTGCTGACCCCGGGCGAAGAGGCCGAGGACGAAGAGGTCGTGCCGAAACTGGTCACGGCCTGTCCTTACGAAGCGGAAAGCTATACGGAAGATTCGGAAATGATCGTCGAAGGAGTGCCCATGCCCGAGGAACTGGCGGCCTGGATCGGCACTTTCGTCGACACCTTTCATGTCGAAGAACAATTCGTCAAACGCAAACGCAACAAGGCCTATGATCCGCGCAAGGGCGATATGCGCCCGCGGCCTCTGGTGGAGACGGATGAATGA
- a CDS encoding DUF3306 domain-containing protein, translating into MSADDENPLSRWSRLKRTRAKGEAVDEPPVEVARRGAAGPVAGMPQAAVAESPLATGDEGAAADDDVRELTAEEAAYVETLPPLDELTPDSDFTGFMDKRVPDFLRRQALRKLWLSDPAFSLIDGMHEYGEDYSMMAQLAAGASAYRPNEGGYAWRDTPKEEEVPEETAAPEDSAADGGVETAEAAKNEGVEAAEAAEAEESVSDKARRVQDRGGSSVRLPTYTPNPYYQSPGQRNPAPETLPEPARRLETAVEGDDDDLGEAEDDLG; encoded by the coding sequence ATGAGTGCGGATGACGAAAACCCTCTGAGCCGCTGGTCCCGCCTGAAGCGCACGCGTGCCAAGGGCGAGGCCGTCGATGAGCCTCCTGTAGAGGTCGCCCGCCGCGGTGCCGCTGGGCCGGTCGCGGGAATGCCACAGGCCGCGGTTGCGGAATCTCCGTTGGCGACAGGGGACGAGGGTGCAGCTGCCGATGACGATGTCCGCGAGTTGACCGCCGAAGAAGCGGCCTATGTGGAGACCCTGCCGCCGCTTGATGAATTGACCCCGGACAGCGATTTCACCGGTTTCATGGATAAACGGGTGCCTGATTTCCTGCGCCGCCAAGCCCTGCGAAAGCTGTGGCTCAGCGATCCTGCCTTCAGCCTTATCGACGGCATGCATGAATACGGGGAAGACTATTCCATGATGGCGCAATTGGCCGCCGGGGCTTCTGCCTATCGCCCGAACGAGGGCGGCTACGCTTGGCGTGACACGCCGAAGGAAGAAGAGGTTCCGGAAGAAACAGCCGCACCCGAAGATTCCGCGGCGGACGGCGGTGTCGAAACGGCGGAAGCGGCGAAAAATGAGGGGGTTGAGGCTGCCGAAGCTGCCGAAGCGGAAGAATCCGTCTCCGACAAGGCCCGCCGCGTGCAGGATCGGGGCGGATCGAGCGTCCGTCTGCCGACCTATACGCCGAATCCCTATTATCAGTCCCCCGGACAGCGCAACCCTGCGCCCGAAACCCTGCCGGAACCGGCCAGACGCCTGGAGACGGCCGTTGAGGGTGACGACGACGATCTGGGTGAGGCCGAGGACGATCTCGGCTGA
- a CDS encoding twin-arginine translocation signal domain-containing protein produces the protein MSEQKQKLGRREFLKKAAVTGGAAGVAAVALSQGSAEAAVVSDGPKSSGYRETKHVKTYYDLARF, from the coding sequence ATGAGCGAACAAAAGCAAAAGCTCGGCCGCCGTGAATTCCTGAAGAAAGCAGCCGTCACCGGCGGCGCCGCGGGTGTTGCTGCGGTTGCGCTTTCCCAGGGGTCTGCGGAAGCAGCCGTGGTTTCCGATGGCCCGAAATCGTCGGGGTATCGTGAAACCAAACACGTCAAAACGTACTACGACCTCGCGAGGTTCTAG
- a CDS encoding formate dehydrogenase subunit alpha: protein MLTKKSDGVAIGPRLKQALAGVVGGSMDRRTFLKRSGITAGGAALISAAPLGLAKPAKAATAAAKGMQQIKSVCTHCSVGCTVIAEVDNGVWVGQEPGFDSPLNLGSHCAKGASVREHAHGDRRLKYPMKLEGGKWKRLSWDDAINEIGDKMLDIRKTSGPDSVYWLGSAKFNNEQSYLFRKFYAFWGSNNGDHQARICHSTTVAGVANTWGYGAMTNSYNDMHNSKAMFFIGSNAAEAHPVAMQHILKAKEQNNAELIVCDPRFSRTAAHADEYVRFRPGTDVALIWGILYHVFENNWEDKTFIKQRVYGMDEIRAEVKKWDPAETERVTGVPGAQLKRVARTLANNRPGTIVWCMGSTQHTNGNSNTRAYCVLQLALGNMGRAGGGANIFRGHDNVQGATDFCILSHSLPGYYGLATGSWKHWARVWKVDYDYILGRFASKKLMESKGIPVSRWIDGVLEDKKNMDQPDNLRAMVLWGHAVNSQTRLPEMKKAMEKLDLMVVIDPVPTFASVIPDRKDGVYVLPASTQFETYGSVTASNRSLQWRERVVKPVFESLPDQTIMYKFAKKLGFADEMFKNIKVTNDEPSIEDTTREFNTGMWTIGYTGQSPERLRAHMQNQATFDKTSLKAVGGAVAGDYYGLPWPCWGTPELKHPGTPILYDTSKPVAEGGLNFRARFGVERNGVSLLADGSYSVGSEIKDGYPEFSMAVLKKLGWDKDLTEAELKVIEGIAGDKTNWKTDLSGGIQRVAIKHGCAPFGNAKARAIVWTFPDPVPLHREPLYTPRRDLLPKYETYKDTKNYRLPTAYESIQKQDHSKKFPTILTSGRLVEYEGGGEESRANKWLAELQQDMFCEVNPVDANNAGIKDGQQMWVYSPEGGKVKVKALVTERVAPGVAFMPFHFGGHWQGESLRHKYPEGADPYVLGEASNMCGTYGYDIVTHMQETKVTLCRIETA, encoded by the coding sequence ATGCTCACCAAAAAGAGCGACGGGGTGGCGATAGGCCCCCGTTTGAAGCAGGCACTGGCCGGCGTGGTCGGCGGGTCCATGGACCGCCGTACGTTCCTGAAGCGTTCAGGGATCACTGCTGGTGGCGCCGCGCTTATTTCCGCTGCACCGCTGGGCTTGGCCAAACCGGCCAAGGCGGCGACCGCGGCGGCGAAAGGCATGCAGCAAATCAAATCCGTTTGTACGCACTGTTCCGTCGGCTGCACCGTCATTGCGGAAGTCGATAATGGCGTGTGGGTCGGTCAGGAACCGGGCTTTGACAGCCCGCTGAACCTGGGGTCCCATTGTGCCAAGGGTGCGTCGGTCCGTGAACACGCTCACGGCGATCGTCGGTTGAAGTATCCGATGAAGCTTGAAGGCGGTAAGTGGAAGCGGCTTTCCTGGGACGATGCCATCAACGAAATCGGCGACAAGATGCTCGACATCCGCAAGACGTCGGGTCCCGATTCCGTGTACTGGCTCGGTTCCGCCAAATTCAACAACGAACAGTCCTACCTGTTCCGGAAGTTCTACGCTTTCTGGGGTTCCAACAACGGCGACCATCAGGCGCGCATCTGTCACTCGACCACGGTCGCGGGCGTTGCCAACACCTGGGGCTACGGCGCCATGACGAACTCCTACAACGATATGCACAATTCGAAGGCCATGTTCTTCATCGGCTCTAACGCCGCCGAAGCGCACCCGGTCGCGATGCAGCATATCCTGAAGGCGAAAGAGCAGAACAACGCCGAACTCATCGTCTGCGATCCGCGCTTCTCGCGCACGGCAGCGCACGCCGATGAATACGTGCGGTTCCGCCCGGGCACGGACGTCGCCCTGATCTGGGGCATTCTGTACCACGTCTTCGAAAACAACTGGGAAGACAAGACGTTCATCAAGCAGCGCGTCTACGGCATGGACGAAATCCGCGCCGAAGTGAAGAAATGGGATCCGGCCGAGACCGAACGGGTCACGGGCGTTCCCGGCGCGCAGCTGAAGCGCGTTGCCCGTACGCTGGCCAACAACCGTCCCGGCACCATCGTGTGGTGCATGGGGTCGACCCAGCACACCAACGGCAACAGCAATACGCGCGCCTACTGCGTGTTGCAGCTGGCCCTTGGCAACATGGGCCGTGCCGGTGGCGGCGCCAACATCTTCCGCGGTCACGACAACGTTCAGGGTGCGACCGACTTCTGCATCCTGTCACACTCGCTGCCTGGCTATTATGGTCTGGCGACGGGGTCGTGGAAGCACTGGGCCCGCGTTTGGAAGGTCGATTACGACTATATCCTCGGCCGCTTTGCCTCGAAGAAGCTGATGGAGTCCAAGGGCATTCCGGTGTCGCGCTGGATCGACGGCGTTCTCGAAGACAAGAAGAACATGGATCAGCCGGACAACCTCCGGGCCATGGTTCTCTGGGGTCACGCCGTGAACTCCCAGACGCGTCTTCCGGAAATGAAGAAGGCGATGGAAAAGCTGGATCTGATGGTCGTCATCGATCCGGTCCCGACTTTCGCTTCCGTCATCCCGGACCGCAAGGACGGCGTTTATGTCCTGCCGGCGTCGACGCAGTTCGAAACCTATGGTTCCGTGACCGCGTCCAACCGGTCCCTGCAGTGGCGTGAAAGGGTGGTCAAGCCGGTTTTCGAATCGCTGCCTGATCAGACCATCATGTACAAGTTCGCCAAGAAGCTCGGCTTCGCGGATGAGATGTTCAAGAACATCAAGGTCACGAATGACGAGCCCTCGATTGAAGACACCACGCGTGAATTCAACACGGGGATGTGGACCATCGGCTACACCGGCCAGTCGCCGGAACGCCTGCGGGCTCACATGCAGAACCAGGCGACCTTCGACAAGACGTCCCTGAAGGCTGTCGGTGGCGCTGTCGCCGGCGACTACTATGGTCTGCCGTGGCCCTGCTGGGGCACGCCGGAGCTGAAACATCCGGGCACGCCGATCCTGTATGACACCTCCAAGCCGGTCGCCGAAGGCGGCCTGAACTTCCGCGCCCGTTTCGGTGTGGAACGCAACGGTGTCAGCCTCCTTGCCGATGGTTCCTATTCCGTCGGTTCGGAAATCAAGGACGGTTATCCCGAGTTCTCGATGGCGGTTCTCAAGAAGCTGGGTTGGGACAAGGACCTGACCGAAGCCGAACTGAAGGTCATTGAAGGGATTGCCGGCGACAAGACCAACTGGAAGACCGACCTTTCGGGCGGTATCCAGCGCGTCGCTATCAAGCACGGTTGTGCGCCCTTCGGTAACGCCAAGGCTCGTGCGATTGTCTGGACTTTCCCGGATCCGGTGCCGTTGCACCGCGAACCGCTCTACACGCCCCGGCGGGATCTTCTGCCCAAGTACGAAACGTACAAGGACACGAAGAACTACCGTCTGCCGACGGCGTACGAGTCCATCCAGAAGCAGGACCATTCCAAGAAGTTCCCGACCATCCTCACCTCCGGTCGCCTTGTTGAATACGAAGGTGGTGGTGAAGAAAGCCGCGCGAACAAGTGGCTTGCGGAACTGCAGCAGGACATGTTCTGCGAGGTCAACCCGGTCGATGCCAACAATGCCGGCATCAAGGACGGCCAGCAGATGTGGGTGTACTCGCCGGAAGGCGGCAAGGTGAAGGTCAAGGCCCTCGTCACGGAACGCGTGGCACCGGGTGTGGCCTTCATGCCGTTCCACTTCGGTGGTCACTGGCAGGGCGAAAGCCTGCGCCACAAGTATCCGGAAGGGGCCGATCCTTACGTGTTGGGCGAAGCGTCCAACATGTGCGGTACCTATGGTTACGACATCGTGACCCACATGCAAGAGACCAAGGTCACCTTGTGCCGCATCGAAACGGCCTAG
- a CDS encoding molecular chaperone TorD family protein, protein MGSAAKGERPLSDTETKTGQTAVPEEDMQRAGIYALLSRLLAKPMDDDTIAFVRELSGDESPLGQAINSLAALAKRTTQVVAEEEFTVLFYGFGAGGELAPYGSQYLTGFIYEKPLADLRRDLGELGIARADGVSDPEDHIAFVCEVMHGLITGAFGQPASLERQRMFFERHLAPWAGHFFTDMEKAKSAAVYMPLGTIGKLFMEIERDAFGFGQ, encoded by the coding sequence ATGGGAAGCGCTGCCAAGGGAGAACGGCCGCTTTCCGATACCGAAACAAAGACCGGTCAGACCGCCGTGCCCGAAGAGGACATGCAGCGGGCCGGTATTTATGCGTTGTTGTCGCGGCTGTTGGCCAAGCCGATGGATGACGACACCATCGCCTTTGTTCGCGAGCTGAGCGGCGACGAAAGCCCCCTGGGCCAAGCGATCAATTCCCTGGCCGCCCTGGCCAAGCGCACCACCCAGGTGGTCGCCGAGGAAGAATTCACGGTGTTGTTTTATGGATTTGGCGCCGGTGGCGAGTTGGCGCCCTACGGTTCGCAATACCTGACAGGATTCATCTACGAGAAGCCGCTGGCCGACCTGCGCCGCGATCTTGGAGAGTTGGGCATCGCCCGCGCCGACGGCGTCAGCGACCCGGAAGACCACATTGCCTTTGTCTGTGAGGTCATGCACGGCCTGATCACCGGAGCCTTCGGGCAGCCGGCGAGCTTGGAGCGTCAGCGCATGTTTTTTGAAAGGCATCTGGCGCCTTGGGCCGGCCATTTCTTCACCGATATGGAAAAGGCCAAGTCAGCGGCCGTGTACATGCCGTTGGGGACCATCGGCAAGTTGTTCATGGAGATCGAACGCGACGCCTTCGGCTTCGGCCAGTAG